The Deinococcus metalli genome window below encodes:
- a CDS encoding 5-carboxymethyl-2-hydroxymuconate Delta-isomerase, which translates to MPHLTVEYTDNLGDDARMMELLRTLSVVLRERGDIYPVGGLRARAVRLSEYVIADGQEDDAFVHVTLRVAAGRSPEVRRETGAALFEALKAHYADAFARRYLALSLDVQEFGEGGTFKHNNIHARFKKVTS; encoded by the coding sequence ATGCCGCACCTGACCGTGGAGTACACCGACAACCTGGGCGACGATGCCCGCATGATGGAGCTGCTGCGTACCCTGAGCGTGGTGCTGCGGGAACGCGGCGACATCTACCCGGTGGGCGGCCTGCGCGCGCGCGCCGTGCGCCTCAGCGAGTACGTGATCGCGGACGGGCAGGAGGACGACGCCTTCGTGCACGTGACCCTGCGCGTGGCGGCTGGGCGCAGTCCCGAGGTGCGCCGGGAGACCGGGGCGGCGCTGTTCGAGGCCCTGAAGGCGCACTACGCGGACGCCTTCGCGCGCCGCTACCTCGCCCTGTCGCTGGACGTGCAGGAGTTCGGCGAGGGCGGCACCTTCAAGCACAACAACATCCACGCCAGGTTCAAGAAGGTCACGTCATGA
- a CDS encoding fumarylacetoacetate hydrolase family protein encodes MKTATFIARGRQHRGVLRDGVLLDAAGEAHHPDDVQFLLPVTPGKVIALALNYADHNAELGFRTPEEPVMFLKPNTSLLPHRGTVEYPRGAQFMHYEVELAVVIGRDARRVKARDAADYVGGYTIANDLVVRDYVSNYYRPPMRAKGWDTFGPLGPYLVTPDEVPDPDDLGLRAFVNGELRQEGNTRDMILRAPELIEFMSRFMTLQVGDVILTGTPKGVSHVHPGDVMRLEIDHLGALENAVAWESEDAEPLIAQEGKRE; translated from the coding sequence TTGAAAACCGCCACCTTCATCGCCCGTGGCCGCCAGCACCGCGGCGTGCTCCGTGACGGCGTGCTGCTCGACGCGGCCGGCGAGGCCCACCACCCGGACGACGTGCAGTTCCTGCTGCCGGTCACGCCGGGCAAGGTGATCGCGCTGGCGCTGAATTACGCCGACCACAACGCGGAACTGGGCTTCAGGACGCCCGAGGAACCCGTGATGTTCCTCAAGCCGAACACCAGCCTGCTGCCGCACCGGGGCACCGTGGAGTACCCGCGCGGCGCGCAGTTCATGCACTACGAGGTGGAACTGGCCGTGGTGATCGGCCGGGACGCCCGGCGCGTGAAGGCCCGGGACGCGGCGGACTATGTCGGCGGGTACACCATCGCCAACGACCTGGTGGTGCGTGACTATGTAAGCAACTACTACCGGCCGCCCATGCGCGCCAAGGGCTGGGACACCTTCGGGCCGCTGGGGCCGTATCTGGTCACGCCGGACGAGGTGCCGGACCCGGACGATCTGGGCCTGCGCGCCTTCGTGAACGGGGAGCTGCGGCAGGAGGGCAACACGCGCGACATGATCCTGCGCGCACCGGAGCTGATCGAGTTTATGTCGCGCTTCATGACGCTGCAGGTGGGCGACGTGATCCTGACGGGCACGCCCAAAGGGGTGTCGCACGTGCATCCCGGCGACGTGATGCGCCTGGAGATCGACCACCTGGGCGCGCTGGAAAACGCCGTGGCGTGGGAATCGGAGGACGCCGAACCGCTGATCGCGCAGGAGGGGAAACGCGAGTAA
- the hpaH gene encoding 2-oxo-hept-4-ene-1,7-dioate hydratase, which yields MMTDAQVHDAAERLHAAEASRTPIRQLSLQYPAMTIEDGYRVQRAWVDLKLAQGRTLYGHKIGLTSRAMQQASNITEPDYGALLDDMVFPEGSEIPAGRFIAPKVEVELAFRLARDLSGPDCTVLDVLDASAWVIPAIEIIDARIERIDRDTGVTRKVYDTISDNAANAGIVLGGRPVRPTDADLRWVGALLYRNGVIEETGVAAGVLNHPATGVAWLANRLYPHGVTLKAGQIVLAGSFTRPVDARPGDTFHADYGPLGGMALRFAP from the coding sequence ATGATGACGGATGCCCAGGTGCACGACGCCGCCGAGCGGCTGCATGCGGCCGAGGCGTCGCGCACGCCCATCCGGCAGCTGTCGCTGCAGTACCCGGCCATGACCATCGAGGACGGCTACCGCGTGCAGCGCGCGTGGGTGGACCTCAAGCTCGCCCAGGGCCGAACGCTGTATGGCCACAAGATCGGCCTGACGTCGCGCGCCATGCAGCAGGCGTCGAACATCACCGAGCCCGACTACGGCGCGCTGCTCGACGACATGGTGTTCCCCGAGGGCAGCGAGATTCCCGCCGGGCGCTTCATCGCGCCCAAGGTGGAGGTCGAACTCGCCTTCCGGCTGGCGCGTGACCTGTCCGGCCCCGACTGCACGGTGCTGGACGTGCTGGACGCCTCGGCGTGGGTGATTCCGGCCATCGAGATCATCGACGCCCGCATCGAGCGGATCGACCGCGACACCGGCGTGACGCGCAAGGTCTACGACACCATCAGCGACAATGCCGCCAACGCCGGGATCGTGTTGGGCGGGCGGCCGGTGAGGCCCACGGACGCCGATCTGCGCTGGGTGGGCGCGCTGCTGTACCGGAATGGCGTGATCGAGGAGACCGGCGTGGCCGCGGGCGTGCTGAACCACCCCGCGACCGGTGTGGCGTGGCTCGCCAACCGCCTGTATCCGCACGGCGTGACCCTGAAGGCCGGGCAGATCGTCCTGGCCGGCTCGTTCACCCGCCCGGTGGACGCGCGGCCTGGCGACACCTTCCACGCGGACTACGGCCCGCTGGGCGGCATGGCTCTGCGGTTCGCGCCATGA
- the hpaI gene encoding 4-hydroxy-2-oxoheptanedioate aldolase: MTDLSNPLKRALAAGERQIGLWAALAHPHAAEVVAGAGFDWLLIDGEHAPNDVRSTLAQLQALAAYPVTPVVRPPIGDTHLIKQYLDLGVQSLLIPMVESAEQARALVAATRYPPRGVRGVGSAIARASRWNAVPDYLARADAEICLVVQIESAAGLAALDEIAAVEGVDGVFIGPADLSASLGHLGHPEHPDVVDAIADAIRRIVASGKAAGILHSDTAQAQAYLDAGCTFVAVGVDVSLLAHATRRLAAQFGRGEAAGSGGGVY; the protein is encoded by the coding sequence ATGACTGACCTGAGTAATCCCCTGAAACGCGCCCTGGCGGCCGGCGAGCGGCAGATCGGCCTGTGGGCCGCACTGGCGCACCCCCACGCGGCCGAGGTGGTGGCCGGCGCGGGCTTCGACTGGCTGCTGATCGACGGCGAGCACGCCCCGAACGACGTCCGCAGCACACTCGCCCAGCTCCAAGCGCTGGCCGCGTACCCGGTCACGCCGGTCGTGCGCCCGCCCATCGGGGACACGCACCTGATCAAGCAGTACCTCGACCTGGGCGTGCAGTCCCTGCTGATCCCGATGGTCGAGAGCGCCGAGCAGGCCCGTGCGCTGGTCGCCGCTACCCGCTACCCGCCGCGCGGCGTGCGTGGCGTGGGCAGCGCCATCGCCCGCGCGTCGCGCTGGAACGCGGTGCCGGACTACCTCGCGCGGGCGGACGCCGAGATCTGTCTGGTCGTCCAGATCGAGTCGGCTGCCGGGCTGGCCGCGCTGGATGAGATCGCCGCCGTGGAGGGTGTGGACGGCGTGTTCATCGGGCCGGCGGACCTGTCGGCCAGCCTGGGGCACCTGGGCCACCCGGAGCACCCCGACGTGGTGGACGCCATCGCGGACGCCATCCGGCGCATCGTCGCGTCGGGGAAGGCGGCGGGCATCCTGCACTCCGACACCGCGCAGGCGCAGGCGTATCTGGACGCGGGCTGCACCTTCGTCGCGGTCGGCGTGGACGTCAGCCTGCTCGCACACGCGACGCGGCGGCTCGCGGCGCAGTTCGGGCGGGGCGAGGCCGCCGGGTCGGGCGGGGGCGTGTACTGA
- a CDS encoding NAD-dependent epimerase/dehydratase family protein codes for MSEPRRILITGAAGEVGSALRDRIRDFLPDSDTILRLTDQRDLGAARNGEELVTADLTDFGAVRAVMDGVDAVIHLGGIPDEHTYERIRDVNVDGTYHVLEAARQAGARRVAFASSIHAVGYYPRQPIAPDVPVRPDTFYGVSKVMGEALGRMYFDRHRLEFVGVRICSFQERPKDARHLSTWLSPRDAAQLFARAVTAPDVGFRIVAGISGNTRRWMTPEGWDVLGYVPQDNAEAYAAQVQDIHGDPASSSEQRQGGIFVDPSYTGLAGKEP; via the coding sequence ATGAGTGAACCCCGCCGCATCCTCATCACCGGAGCGGCTGGCGAGGTTGGCTCCGCGCTGCGTGACCGCATCCGCGACTTCCTGCCGGACTCGGACACGATCCTGCGCCTGACCGATCAGCGCGACCTGGGCGCGGCCAGGAACGGCGAGGAACTGGTGACCGCTGACCTGACCGACTTCGGTGCCGTCCGTGCCGTGATGGACGGCGTGGACGCCGTGATCCACCTGGGCGGCATTCCAGACGAGCACACCTACGAGCGCATCCGCGACGTGAACGTGGACGGCACATACCACGTGCTGGAAGCGGCGCGGCAGGCGGGCGCGCGGCGGGTGGCCTTCGCGTCCAGCATCCATGCGGTCGGGTATTACCCGCGCCAGCCGATCGCGCCGGACGTGCCGGTGCGCCCGGACACGTTTTACGGCGTGAGCAAGGTCATGGGCGAGGCGCTGGGCCGGATGTACTTCGACCGTCACCGCCTGGAGTTCGTGGGCGTGCGCATCTGCTCGTTCCAGGAGCGCCCGAAAGACGCGCGGCACCTGTCCACGTGGCTGTCGCCCCGCGACGCCGCGCAGCTGTTCGCGCGGGCGGTTACGGCGCCGGACGTGGGTTTCCGGATCGTGGCCGGGATCAGCGGGAACACCCGGCGCTGGATGACGCCGGAGGGCTGGGACGTGCTGGGCTACGTGCCTCAGGACAATGCCGAGGCGTATGCCGCGCAGGTGCAGGACATTCACGGCGACCCCGCGAGCTCCAGCGAGCAGCGGCAGGGGGGCATCTTCGTCGATCCGTCGTACACCGGCCTGGCCGGAAAGGAGCCGTGA
- the hpaD gene encoding 3,4-dihydroxyphenylacetate 2,3-dioxygenase, giving the protein MIPNTIRIAHAVFHVTDLERSRQFYVDLLGLNVLHETDGALYLRANEDREWTLKLELAPEAGVKHVAYRMGTDDDLTALTALLDAQGLPWRWESELDRPRLLRFQDPFGVPVAAYAESVKHPWLLQEYHRHRGAGLQRIDHVNVMTPDVAGTMGWYMQHLGFRLSEYTEDEHGRIWAAWIQRRGSVHDLALTNGSGPRLHHFAYWMPDMQSIIRACDILAGARLPEHIERGPGRHGVSNAFFVYIRDPDGHRIELYTNDYLTVDPDFEPIRWSLDDPRRQTLWGARTPRSWFEEGSLLEAYAGGWVTPQAGDLVGIPVNVI; this is encoded by the coding sequence ATGATCCCGAACACCATCCGCATCGCGCACGCCGTCTTCCATGTGACGGATCTGGAGCGCTCGCGGCAGTTCTACGTGGACCTGCTGGGCCTGAACGTCCTGCACGAGACCGACGGGGCGCTGTACCTGCGCGCCAACGAGGACCGCGAGTGGACGCTGAAACTCGAACTCGCGCCGGAGGCGGGCGTCAAGCACGTCGCGTACCGGATGGGCACGGACGACGACCTGACCGCGCTGACTGCCCTGCTGGACGCGCAGGGCCTGCCGTGGCGCTGGGAGAGCGAACTCGACCGGCCCCGGCTGCTGCGCTTTCAGGACCCCTTCGGCGTGCCGGTCGCGGCCTACGCCGAGTCGGTGAAGCACCCATGGCTGTTGCAGGAGTACCACCGCCACCGTGGAGCGGGCCTCCAGCGCATCGACCACGTCAACGTGATGACGCCCGACGTGGCCGGCACCATGGGCTGGTACATGCAGCACCTGGGCTTCCGCCTCAGCGAGTACACCGAGGACGAGCACGGCCGCATCTGGGCCGCGTGGATCCAGCGGCGGGGCAGCGTGCACGACCTTGCCCTGACGAACGGCAGCGGCCCCCGCCTGCACCACTTCGCATACTGGATGCCGGACATGCAGAGCATCATCCGCGCGTGCGACATCCTCGCGGGCGCCCGCCTGCCCGAGCACATCGAGCGCGGGCCGGGGCGCCACGGCGTCAGCAACGCCTTTTTCGTGTATATCCGCGATCCGGACGGCCACCGCATCGAGCTGTACACCAACGATTACCTGACGGTCGATCCGGACTTCGAGCCGATCCGCTGGTCGCTCGACGACCCCCGCCGCCAGACGCTGTGGGGCGCCAGGACCCCCCGCAGCTGGTTCGAGGAGGGCTCGCTGCTGGAGGCCTACGCGGGCGGCTGGGTCACGCCGCAGGCCGGGGACCTCGTCGGCATTCCCGTGAACGTGATCTGA
- a CDS encoding V-type ATP synthase subunit D — MAGQISPTRSALLASKASLKTASGGADLLKRKRDALIGEFFALVKDALAAREQLSGVSKGAYTSLFGAKAWDSPEAVESLSLAGSSDYRIDMQIENLYGVKVPKINVPERTQASSFSPINVGARTIQASTDFGGVLEAIVKVAGTETKLRRIGEEIKKTSRRVNALEQVVIPGIQDDIRFIRSVLDQREREAGFTQKKIKAKIEAKNKEARAAQAATSHGSAAD; from the coding sequence ATGGCAGGACAGATCAGCCCCACCCGCAGCGCGCTGCTGGCGAGCAAGGCCAGCCTGAAGACCGCGTCCGGCGGCGCCGACCTCCTCAAGCGCAAGCGTGACGCCCTGATCGGCGAGTTCTTCGCCCTGGTCAAGGACGCCCTCGCCGCGCGCGAGCAGCTCTCGGGCGTCAGCAAGGGCGCGTACACCAGCCTGTTCGGCGCCAAGGCCTGGGACAGCCCCGAGGCGGTCGAGAGCCTGTCGCTGGCGGGCAGCAGCGACTACCGCATCGACATGCAGATCGAGAACCTGTACGGCGTGAAGGTGCCCAAGATCAACGTGCCCGAACGCACCCAGGCCAGCTCGTTCAGCCCGATCAACGTCGGCGCGCGCACCATCCAGGCGTCCACCGACTTCGGCGGCGTGCTGGAAGCGATCGTCAAGGTCGCCGGCACCGAGACCAAGCTGCGGCGCATCGGCGAGGAGATCAAGAAGACCTCCCGCCGCGTGAACGCGCTGGAGCAGGTCGTGATCCCCGGCATCCAGGACGACATCCGCTTCATCCGCTCCGTGCTCGACCAGCGCGAGCGCGAGGCGGGCTTTACCCAGAAGAAGATCAAGGCCAAGATCGAGGCCAAGAACAAGGAAGCCCGCGCGGCCCAGGCCGCCACCAGCCACGGCTCCGCCGCGGACTGA
- a CDS encoding SMI1/KNR4 family protein, with protein MTTLEAAWERIEAWYAAQGALDQLRPGAPEEQIAALEAFLGYPVSDDLRASLRRHDGSVEGGWPTGTLLDTAASQDEATVWRQLLDGGDFDDNAEHDASDGREQVERGWWSHGWVPLDADGGGNGAVVDMTPGPAGTVGQVLDMDHEVGPSGPQHGNLAGYLEEIASTLESGEYVVADGGVYAADEVEDE; from the coding sequence ATGACCACGCTGGAGGCGGCCTGGGAACGGATCGAGGCATGGTATGCCGCGCAGGGAGCGCTGGACCAGCTCCGGCCGGGCGCACCAGAGGAGCAGATCGCGGCGCTGGAGGCCTTCCTGGGCTACCCGGTCTCGGACGACCTGCGCGCCTCGCTACGGCGTCATGACGGCAGTGTGGAGGGTGGCTGGCCCACCGGGACCCTGCTGGATACGGCCGCCAGCCAGGACGAGGCGACGGTCTGGCGGCAACTGCTCGATGGTGGGGATTTTGACGACAATGCCGAGCACGACGCTTCGGACGGGCGTGAACAGGTCGAGCGCGGCTGGTGGTCGCATGGGTGGGTGCCGCTTGATGCGGACGGCGGTGGCAACGGCGCTGTGGTGGATATGACGCCCGGCCCGGCTGGAACCGTGGGCCAGGTGCTCGACATGGATCATGAGGTGGGGCCGAGCGGTCCACAGCATGGCAACCTCGCCGGATATCTGGAGGAGATCGCCAGCACACTGGAATCCGGCGAGTACGTGGTGGCAGATGGTGGGGTCTACGCCGCCGACGAGGTCGAGGATGAGTGA
- the hpaE gene encoding 5-carboxymethyl-2-hydroxymuconate semialdehyde dehydrogenase: MTATAQPPSARDALTRRLSTPLLHFIGGEWTPSASGETFVILTPTDNSVIGHAASGNAADIDRAAQAAHAAFPAWRALSGKARRALLHRVADAIEARADEIATAESVDTGQPIRFMKSAAARAAENFRFYADRAEAAQDGSSLPTSGFLNYTLRQPIGPVGVITPWNTPFMLSSWKIAPALAAGCTVVHKPAEWSPVTATLLAEIMQGAGLPAGVVNLVHGYGESAGRALTEHPLIRAIAFIGESRTGSAIQKQGADTLKRVHLELGGKNPVVVFADADLDRALDAAVFMIYSLNGQRCTSSSRLLVQRGVHDAFVERLAARVQDIRVGDPLDPATELGPLIHPTHLQKVCSYFDTAREEGATVRVGGERLGDRGNYVRPTLFTQARSDMRIAQEEIFGPVLTVIPFDDDADALRIANDVPYGLAAYLWTNDLTRAHTFAHGLDSGMIWINSENVRHLPTPFGGMKASGIGRDGGDYSFDFYMETKNIAVNLDGHRAQRLGMGTEAGS; this comes from the coding sequence ATGACCGCCACCGCCCAGCCCCCGTCCGCCCGCGACGCCCTGACCCGCCGCCTGAGCACCCCGCTCCTGCACTTCATCGGCGGCGAGTGGACTCCGTCCGCCAGCGGCGAGACCTTCGTGATCCTCACGCCCACCGACAACAGCGTGATCGGGCACGCGGCCAGCGGGAACGCCGCCGACATCGACCGCGCCGCACAGGCCGCCCACGCCGCCTTCCCCGCATGGCGCGCCCTGAGCGGCAAGGCCCGCCGCGCGCTGCTGCACCGCGTCGCCGACGCGATCGAGGCGCGGGCCGACGAGATCGCCACCGCTGAGAGCGTGGACACTGGCCAGCCCATCCGCTTCATGAAGTCCGCTGCCGCCCGCGCCGCCGAGAACTTCCGCTTCTACGCCGACCGGGCCGAGGCCGCGCAGGACGGCTCAAGCCTGCCCACCAGCGGCTTCCTGAACTACACCCTGCGCCAGCCCATCGGCCCGGTTGGGGTGATCACGCCGTGGAACACGCCGTTCATGCTGTCGAGCTGGAAGATCGCTCCGGCGCTGGCCGCCGGCTGCACGGTGGTCCACAAGCCCGCCGAGTGGAGCCCGGTCACCGCGACCCTCCTCGCGGAGATCATGCAGGGGGCCGGTCTCCCCGCCGGCGTGGTCAACCTGGTGCACGGCTACGGCGAGAGTGCCGGGAGGGCGCTCACCGAACACCCGCTGATCCGCGCCATCGCGTTCATCGGTGAGAGCCGCACCGGCAGCGCCATCCAGAAACAGGGCGCTGACACCCTCAAGCGCGTCCACCTGGAACTCGGCGGCAAGAACCCCGTCGTCGTGTTCGCGGACGCCGACCTCGACCGCGCCCTGGACGCGGCCGTCTTCATGATCTACTCGCTGAACGGCCAGCGCTGCACGAGTTCCAGTCGCCTGCTGGTGCAGCGCGGCGTGCACGACGCCTTCGTGGAGCGGCTCGCCGCGCGCGTGCAGGACATCCGCGTCGGCGATCCCCTTGACCCCGCCACCGAACTCGGCCCGCTGATCCACCCCACGCACCTCCAGAAGGTCTGCTCGTACTTCGACACCGCCCGCGAGGAGGGCGCGACCGTCCGGGTCGGCGGCGAGCGCCTGGGCGACCGCGGCAATTACGTGCGGCCCACCCTGTTCACGCAGGCCCGCAGCGACATGCGGATTGCCCAGGAGGAGATCTTCGGCCCGGTGCTGACCGTCATTCCCTTCGACGACGACGCGGACGCCCTGCGGATCGCCAACGACGTGCCATACGGGCTGGCCGCGTACCTGTGGACGAACGACCTGACCCGCGCGCACACCTTCGCTCACGGCCTGGACAGCGGCATGATCTGGATCAACTCCGAGAACGTCCGCCACCTGCCCACGCCCTTCGGCGGCATGAAGGCCAGCGGTATCGGCCGCGACGGCGGCGACTACTCCTTCGACTTCTACATGGAGACGAAGAACATCGCCGTGAATCTGGATGGACACCGGGCGCAGCGGTTGGGCATGGGCACGGAGGCCGGATCATGA
- a CDS encoding PucR family transcriptional regulator: MLRLNALRAELHLPAAEPDVLLDDLAAAGPLLPDVPEARWRAAAVRLMARSLRPHLADVAAVLADLRSALGAPDPEADLARWLADVTGGRATVRSSWGDVVAQAGEPGPVTVTQRLEFERRPVGTLHLEVEGGWEALGVLVADVLRLARLQSAAAGAARRRVGERQFEALLAGDASGLPGGQTTVLAALRLNRPLPRGARAREAHVQQLDVLCSVGEGYFHRRDLTCLTTVRGDVALWLWPGRAPQREARGLHTALLNATVLDFRLGVSQPQTGFGHVPGALRQAVQALDEVTQARGMASFEQLDPLHAVLDSGALHALSEQLRTRLTLADPDGRLEDTLRQYLAHAGTLGELAAGMNVHLNTLRYRLRRVEEALGGSLNEPAFLARVYLAFHARSGR, from the coding sequence ATGCTGCGTCTGAATGCCCTGCGCGCCGAGTTGCACCTGCCGGCCGCCGAGCCGGACGTGCTGCTGGACGATCTCGCGGCCGCCGGACCGCTCCTCCCGGACGTCCCCGAGGCGCGGTGGCGTGCGGCGGCCGTCCGGCTGATGGCCCGCTCGCTGCGCCCGCATCTGGCCGACGTGGCGGCCGTGCTGGCCGACCTGCGGAGCGCGCTGGGCGCACCGGACCCGGAGGCGGACCTGGCGCGCTGGCTGGCGGACGTCACGGGCGGGCGCGCTACGGTGCGGTCGAGCTGGGGCGACGTGGTCGCGCAGGCGGGCGAGCCCGGCCCGGTCACGGTCACGCAGCGGCTGGAGTTCGAGCGCCGTCCGGTGGGCACCCTGCACCTGGAGGTGGAAGGCGGCTGGGAGGCCCTGGGTGTACTGGTGGCGGACGTGCTGCGGCTGGCGCGGCTGCAGTCTGCGGCGGCCGGGGCCGCGCGCCGCCGGGTGGGCGAGCGGCAGTTCGAGGCGCTGCTCGCCGGAGACGCGTCCGGGCTGCCGGGCGGGCAGACGACCGTGCTGGCCGCGCTGCGCCTGAACCGGCCCCTGCCCCGCGGTGCGCGGGCCCGCGAGGCCCACGTGCAGCAGCTCGACGTGCTATGCAGCGTGGGCGAGGGCTACTTCCACCGCCGGGACCTGACGTGCCTGACCACCGTGCGCGGCGACGTGGCCCTGTGGCTGTGGCCCGGCCGCGCTCCACAGCGCGAAGCGCGCGGCCTGCACACCGCGCTCCTGAACGCGACCGTGCTGGACTTCCGCCTGGGCGTCAGCCAGCCGCAGACGGGGTTCGGTCACGTGCCGGGAGCGCTGCGGCAGGCGGTGCAGGCGCTGGACGAGGTCACGCAGGCCCGCGGCATGGCGTCCTTCGAGCAGCTCGACCCGCTGCACGCGGTGCTGGACAGCGGCGCCCTGCACGCCCTCTCGGAGCAGTTGCGCACCCGCCTGACGCTGGCCGATCCGGACGGCCGCCTGGAGGACACGCTGCGTCAGTACCTCGCGCATGCCGGCACCCTGGGCGAGCTGGCCGCCGGCATGAACGTGCACCTGAACACCCTGCGCTATCGCCTGCGCCGCGTCGAGGAGGCGCTGGGCGGGTCCCTGAATGAGCCCGCCTTCCTGGCACGCGTGTACCTCGCCTTCCACGCGCGGTCAGGCCGCTGA
- the hpaB gene encoding 4-hydroxyphenylacetate 3-monooxygenase, oxygenase component, protein MGVRTGQQFLDRLRLRPPNLYVDGARVGDPTTHPATRNIACSLAGLYDLQHDPRYRDRVTFEEGGERHAAAFRVPRTKEDLRWIGEAHRVRADYSLGTLGRAPDYMNANVMAAGMASAYFDQGEGAARHFGGHMRRYFEYVREHDLCLTHALTNPQVNRSKQASELPDPYIALGIVEETEAGVIVRGARMLATLPIADEILIFPSTVIKENGDRSRYAVGFGLPTDTPGLSFQCREPFDVGRDVEDHPLSSRFDEQDAFVIFDDVLVPWERVFLMYDMTLANQAYARTDAVLHMAYQVVNQKISKTGAFLGVAQAIVDTVGSGQFQHVQGKVSEVIVTLEIMKALEVAAVEGAQPNAYGVMTPARGPLDAARNYYPAIYPRLNEIIQLLGASGIIMMPGKADREGPLGHFIEKHLQATNATAEERLKLFRLAWDLTLSSFGARQNLYEKHFFGDPIRMTSALYEVYDKEPYVRRIRQFLEQPRPVAAD, encoded by the coding sequence ATGGGAGTTCGCACCGGCCAGCAGTTCCTCGACCGCCTTCGGCTGCGCCCGCCGAACCTGTACGTGGACGGCGCGCGGGTGGGCGACCCCACCACGCATCCGGCCACCCGCAACATCGCGTGCTCGCTGGCGGGCCTGTACGACCTCCAGCATGATCCCCGGTACAGAGACCGAGTGACCTTCGAGGAGGGGGGCGAGCGCCACGCCGCGGCGTTCCGGGTGCCGCGCACCAAGGAGGACCTGCGCTGGATCGGCGAGGCGCACCGCGTCCGGGCGGACTACTCGCTGGGCACGCTGGGCCGTGCGCCGGACTACATGAACGCGAACGTGATGGCGGCCGGCATGGCGAGCGCGTACTTCGACCAGGGCGAGGGCGCGGCGCGCCACTTCGGCGGGCACATGCGCCGCTATTTCGAGTACGTGCGCGAACACGACCTGTGCCTGACGCACGCGCTGACGAACCCGCAGGTGAACCGCAGCAAGCAGGCGTCTGAACTGCCCGATCCGTACATCGCCCTGGGCATCGTGGAGGAGACGGAGGCGGGCGTGATCGTGCGGGGCGCGCGGATGCTCGCCACGCTGCCCATCGCGGACGAGATCCTGATCTTCCCCTCGACCGTCATCAAGGAAAACGGCGACCGCAGCCGCTACGCCGTGGGCTTCGGGCTGCCCACGGACACGCCGGGCCTGTCGTTCCAGTGCCGCGAACCCTTCGACGTGGGCCGCGACGTGGAGGACCACCCGCTGTCCAGCCGCTTCGACGAGCAGGACGCCTTCGTGATCTTCGACGACGTGCTCGTGCCGTGGGAGCGCGTGTTCCTGATGTACGACATGACCCTCGCCAACCAGGCGTACGCGCGCACGGACGCCGTGCTGCACATGGCCTACCAGGTCGTGAACCAGAAGATCAGCAAGACCGGCGCGTTCCTGGGCGTCGCGCAGGCCATCGTGGACACGGTCGGCAGCGGGCAGTTCCAGCACGTGCAGGGCAAGGTCAGCGAGGTCATCGTCACGCTGGAGATCATGAAGGCGCTGGAGGTCGCGGCGGTCGAGGGCGCGCAGCCCAACGCCTACGGCGTGATGACCCCGGCGCGCGGCCCGCTGGACGCCGCCCGCAACTACTACCCGGCGATCTACCCGCGCCTGAACGAGATCATCCAGCTGCTGGGCGCGTCCGGGATCATCATGATGCCCGGCAAGGCCGACCGCGAGGGGCCACTGGGCCACTTCATCGAGAAGCACCTCCAGGCCACGAATGCCACGGCCGAGGAGCGCCTGAAACTCTTCCGGCTCGCGTGGGACCTGACCCTGAGCAGTTTCGGGGCGCGGCAGAACCTGTACGAGAAGCACTTCTTCGGCGATCCGATCCGCATGACCAGCGCGCTGTACGAGGTCTACGACAAGGAACCGTACGTGCGGCGCATCCGGCAGTTCCTGGAGCAGCCCCGGCCCGTGGCGGCGGACTGA